In a genomic window of Oncorhynchus keta strain PuntledgeMale-10-30-2019 chromosome 26, Oket_V2, whole genome shotgun sequence:
- the LOC118358754 gene encoding gamma-crystallin M2-like → MTSTGMNMNSRITFYEDRNFQGRSYECSSDCPDMSSYLSRCQSCRVESGCFMVYDRSNYMGNQWFMKRGEYSDFQRMMGMTDIRSCRMIPMHRGSFRMRIYERENFGGQMHEMMDDCDSVMDRYRMNNCMSCNVMDGHWLMYEQPQYRGRMMYMRPGEYRNFNQMGMGMRFMSMRRINESCY, encoded by the exons ATGACCTCCACCGGCATGAACATGAACAGCAGA ATCACCTTCTACGAGGACAGGAACTTCCAGGGTCGTTCCTATGAGTGCAGCAGCGACTGCCCTGACATGTCCTCCTACCTGAGCCGCTGCCAGTCCTGCAGGGTTGAGAGCGGCTGCTTCATGGTGTACGACCGCTCCAACTACATGGGAAACCAGTGGTTCATGAAGAGGGGAGAGTATTCTGACTTCCAGCGCATGATGGGAATGACCGACATCAGGTCCTGCCGCATGATCCCCATG CACAGAGGATCTTTCAGGATGAGGATCTACGAGAGGGAGAACTTTGGAGGTCAGATGCACGAGATGATGGACGACTGTGACAGCGTCATGGATCGTTACCGCATGAACAACTGCATGTCCTGCAATGTTATGGACGGCCACTGGCTCATGTATGAGCAGCCCCAGTACAGAGGCAGGATGATGTACATGAGGCCTGGAGAGTACAGAAACTTTAACCAGATGGGCATGGGCATGAGGTTCATGAGCATGAGACGTATCAACGAGTCATGTTACTAG